The Anser cygnoides isolate HZ-2024a breed goose chromosome 19, Taihu_goose_T2T_genome, whole genome shotgun sequence genome contains a region encoding:
- the ACSF2 gene encoding medium-chain acyl-CoA ligase ACSF2, mitochondrial isoform X1, whose product MATAARLAALPRRALLLLSGRALHTRRPAASQRATNSYVQGTVDIPLLNKTVGQCLDETAERFPDREAFVFVRDGVRKTFAQFKEEVDQAAAGLLALGLKKGDRLGMWGPNKYEWVLMQFATAQAGIILVSVNPAYQALELEFVIRKVGCKALVFPTQFKSQKYYDILKQSCPELENSSPGGIKSKRLPDLSVVIVVDSKLPGTFHMNDVMQAGDSSHVKQLRALQQTLSCNEPINIQFTSGTTGSPKGATLSHRNIVNNGNLIGMRLGITEQDYRVCLPAPLYHCLASVGGCMVTALHGSSCIFSSPSFEGKAALEAVSQEKCSFLHGTPTMFIAMLSQPDFDSYDLSTLRGGVIAGSPVPPEIMKMILTKMHMPETVVAYGTTENSPVTFMGFPNDSIDRKTKTVGYIFPHTEAKIEDPETGKPVPLNTAGELQIRGYCVMLGYWDDPERTREVISDDKWYKTGDIASLDEHGYCSIIGRCKDMIIRGGENIYPAELEQFLHTHPKVEEVQVVGVKDSVMGEEVCACIRLRAGQNCTVEDIKAFCKGKISHFKIPRYVVFVNQYPLTVSGKVQKYKLREQMEKHLQL is encoded by the exons TGCCCTGCACACAAGGAGACCCGCTGCGTCCCAGCGGGCGACCAACAGCTATGTCCAAGGGACCGTAGACATTCCGCTTCTAAACAAAACCGTGGGCCAGTGCCTGGACGAGACGGCTGAGCGCTTTCCTGACCGTGAGGCCTTCGTCTTCGTCCGAGATGGGGTTCGGAAAACGTTTGCTCAGTTCAAAGAGGAG GTGGACCAAGCAGCAGCTGGACTTCTGGCTCTTGGCCTGAAGAAAGGAGACCGGCTAGGAATGTGGGGTCCCAATAAATACGAGTGGGTTCTCATGCAGTTTGCAACTGCCCAGGCAGGAATCATCCTG GTATCCGTGAATCCCGCCTATCAGGCCCTTGAGCTGGAGTTTGTCATCAGGAAG GTTGGCTGTAAGGCACTGGTGTTTCCTACTCAatttaaatcacagaaatacTATGATATTCTAAAGCAGTCATGTCCTGAGCTAGAAAATTCCAGTCCAGGGGGAATAAAGAGTAAAAG GTTACCTGACTTATCTGTTGTCATTGTGGTGGACTCCAAGCTGCCTGGCACCTTCCACATGAACGACGTGatgcaggctggggacagcagccaCGTGAAGCAGTTAAGAGCCTTACAGCAGACCCTGTCCTGCAACGAGCCCATCAACATTCAGTTCACTTCA GGGACAACGGGAAGCCCCAAAGGAGCCACCCTCTCTCATAGGAACATTGTGAATAATGGCAATCTGATTGGCATGAGACTGGGGATCACAGAGCAG GACTATCGTGTTTGCCTCCCCGCACCCCTCTATCACTGCCTGGCGTCAGTAGGAGGCTGCATGGTGACGGCTCTGCATGGTTCCTCCTGCATCTTCTCATCTCCGAGTTTCGAGGGGAAGGCGGCACTGGAGGCAGTGTCTCAAGAGAA ATGCTCCTTTTTACATGGCACGCCAACCATGTTTATAGCCATGCTCTCCCAGCCAGACTTTGACTCCTACGACCTGTCGACTCTCCGGGGAG GAGTTATTGCAGGTTCCCCCGTTCCCCCTGAGATCATGAAGATGATTTTAACGAAGATGCACATGCCAGAGACTGTG GTTGCCTATGGGACCACAGAAAACAGCCCTGTCACCTTCATGGGATTCCCCAACGACAGCATTGACAGAAAAACCAAGACGGTGGGATACATCTTCCCCCACACAGAG GCAAAAATTGAGGATCCAGAAACGGGGAAGCCCGTGCCTCTGAACACTGCTGGGGAGCTTCAGATCCGCGGCTACTGCGTCATGCTGGGGTACTGGGACGACCCCGAGAGAACAAGGGAAGTGATCTCCGATGATAAGTGGTACAAAACGGG GGACATCGCAAGCCTGGATGAGCACGGCTACTGCAGTATTATCGGCCGCTGCAAGGACATGATTATCCGGGGAGGAGAGAACATCTACCCGGCAGAACTCGAGCAGTTTCTCCACACCCATCCCAAGGTTGAGGAGGTGCAG GTGGTTGGCGTGAAGGATTCGGTGATGGGAGAAGAGGTCTGTGCCTGCATCCGCCTGAGAGCCGGGCAGAACTGCACCGTGGAAGACATTAAGGCTTTCTGCAAAGGGAAG ATCTCCCATTTCAAGATCCCCCGGTACGTCGTGTTTGTGAATCAGTACCCGCTCACCGTCTCGGGCAAG GTTCAGAAATACAAGTTGAGAGAGCAGATGGAGAAGCACCTTCAGCTCTGA
- the ACSF2 gene encoding medium-chain acyl-CoA ligase ACSF2, mitochondrial isoform X2, translating to MATAARLAALPRRALLLLSGRALHTRRPAASQRATNSYVQGTVDIPLLNKTVGQCLDETAERFPDREAFVFVRDGVRKTFAQFKEEVDQAAAGLLALGLKKGDRLGMWGPNKYEWVLMQFATAQAGIILVSVNPAYQALELEFVIRKVGCKALVFPTQFKSQKYYDILKQSCPELENSSPGGIKSKRLPDLSVVIVVDSKLPGTFHMNDVMQAGDSSHVKQLRALQQTLSCNEPINIQFTSGTTGSPKGATLSHRNIVNNGNLIGMRLGITEQVAYGTTENSPVTFMGFPNDSIDRKTKTVGYIFPHTEAKIEDPETGKPVPLNTAGELQIRGYCVMLGYWDDPERTREVISDDKWYKTGDIASLDEHGYCSIIGRCKDMIIRGGENIYPAELEQFLHTHPKVEEVQVVGVKDSVMGEEVCACIRLRAGQNCTVEDIKAFCKGKISHFKIPRYVVFVNQYPLTVSGKVQKYKLREQMEKHLQL from the exons TGCCCTGCACACAAGGAGACCCGCTGCGTCCCAGCGGGCGACCAACAGCTATGTCCAAGGGACCGTAGACATTCCGCTTCTAAACAAAACCGTGGGCCAGTGCCTGGACGAGACGGCTGAGCGCTTTCCTGACCGTGAGGCCTTCGTCTTCGTCCGAGATGGGGTTCGGAAAACGTTTGCTCAGTTCAAAGAGGAG GTGGACCAAGCAGCAGCTGGACTTCTGGCTCTTGGCCTGAAGAAAGGAGACCGGCTAGGAATGTGGGGTCCCAATAAATACGAGTGGGTTCTCATGCAGTTTGCAACTGCCCAGGCAGGAATCATCCTG GTATCCGTGAATCCCGCCTATCAGGCCCTTGAGCTGGAGTTTGTCATCAGGAAG GTTGGCTGTAAGGCACTGGTGTTTCCTACTCAatttaaatcacagaaatacTATGATATTCTAAAGCAGTCATGTCCTGAGCTAGAAAATTCCAGTCCAGGGGGAATAAAGAGTAAAAG GTTACCTGACTTATCTGTTGTCATTGTGGTGGACTCCAAGCTGCCTGGCACCTTCCACATGAACGACGTGatgcaggctggggacagcagccaCGTGAAGCAGTTAAGAGCCTTACAGCAGACCCTGTCCTGCAACGAGCCCATCAACATTCAGTTCACTTCA GGGACAACGGGAAGCCCCAAAGGAGCCACCCTCTCTCATAGGAACATTGTGAATAATGGCAATCTGATTGGCATGAGACTGGGGATCACAGAGCAG GTTGCCTATGGGACCACAGAAAACAGCCCTGTCACCTTCATGGGATTCCCCAACGACAGCATTGACAGAAAAACCAAGACGGTGGGATACATCTTCCCCCACACAGAG GCAAAAATTGAGGATCCAGAAACGGGGAAGCCCGTGCCTCTGAACACTGCTGGGGAGCTTCAGATCCGCGGCTACTGCGTCATGCTGGGGTACTGGGACGACCCCGAGAGAACAAGGGAAGTGATCTCCGATGATAAGTGGTACAAAACGGG GGACATCGCAAGCCTGGATGAGCACGGCTACTGCAGTATTATCGGCCGCTGCAAGGACATGATTATCCGGGGAGGAGAGAACATCTACCCGGCAGAACTCGAGCAGTTTCTCCACACCCATCCCAAGGTTGAGGAGGTGCAG GTGGTTGGCGTGAAGGATTCGGTGATGGGAGAAGAGGTCTGTGCCTGCATCCGCCTGAGAGCCGGGCAGAACTGCACCGTGGAAGACATTAAGGCTTTCTGCAAAGGGAAG ATCTCCCATTTCAAGATCCCCCGGTACGTCGTGTTTGTGAATCAGTACCCGCTCACCGTCTCGGGCAAG GTTCAGAAATACAAGTTGAGAGAGCAGATGGAGAAGCACCTTCAGCTCTGA
- the CHAD gene encoding chondroadherin: MNRSGFFLGVLLACLACIVHACPPSCHCHGGDLQHVICDNAGLKKIPKVPEQTRLLNLQKNNFPVLPTNGFRDMKKLVSLHLQGSRIKEISTGAFRGLKSLVYLYLTDNQISVIKPGAFDDLSELTYLYLDQNKIPDLSKGLLSPLVNLFILHLGSNKIQELKPGVFSGAKDLRWLFLSDNSLTNLLPGALEDVENLAVLHLDKNQLSSYPVNAMSKLRVLEELKLSHNPIEVIPDNAFQSFGRYLQTLNLDNMKLKKFADNAFAGVTVLKTAHVENNRLTQLPRNFPFDKLETLTLSRNAWHCSCQLAHLRKWLKGNRTRTEDTCSTPAQYRGQSIRDTPALRACKLPTKRSRKGSRH, encoded by the exons ATGAATCGGTCGGGCTTCTTCCTCGGTGTCCTCCTGGCGTGTCTCGCCTGCATCGTGCACGCATGTCCCCCGAGCTGCCACTGTCACGGCGGAGACCTGCAGCACGTCATCTGTGACAACGCTGGGTTGAAGAAGATCCCCAAGGTGCCCGAGCAAACGCGGCTGCTCAACCTGCAGAAGAATAATTTCCCCGTTCTGCCAACCAACGGCTTCCGGGACATGAAAAAGCTGGTGTCCCTTCACCTCCAGGGCTCGCGGATCAAAGAGATCTCGACGGGAGCCTTCAGGGGGCTCAAGAGCCTGGTCTACCTCTACCTCACCGACAACCAGATCAGTGTCATAAAGCCAGGAGCCTTTGATGACCTGTCTGAGCTCACCTACCTGTACCTGGACCAGAATAAGATCCCAGACTTATCCAAAgggctcctctcccctctcGTTAACCTCTTTATCCTGCACCTAGGCAGCAATAAAATCCAGGAGCTGAAACCAGGGGTCTTCAGCGGTGCTAAAGACCTGCGCTGGCTCTTCCTCTCTGACAACTCCCTCACCAACCTCCTGCCTGGGGCCCTGGAGGACGTGGAAAACCTCGCTGTGCTCCACCTGGACAAGAACCAGCTGAGCAGCTACCCCGTGAATGCCATGAGCAAGCTCCGagtgctggaggagctgaagcTTTCTCACAACCCCATCGAGGTCATTCCCGACAATGCCTTCCAGTCCTTCGGGCGGTACCTGCAGACTCTCAACCTGGACaacatgaaactgaaaaag TTTGCAGACAACGCGTTTGCTGGTGTGACCGTTCTGAAGACCGCTCACGTCGAGAACAACCGGCTCACCCAGCTGCCCCGCAACTTCCCCTTCGACAAGCTGGAGACCCTGACGCTCTCCAGGAACGCCTGGCACTGCAGCTGCCAGCTGGCACATCTGCGCAA GTGGCTGAAGGGCAACCGCACCCGCACGGAGGACACGTGCTCCACGCCTGCGCAGTACCGGGGGCAGTCCATCAGAGACACCCCTGCCCTGCGCGCCTGCAAGCTGCCCACCAAGAGGTCCAGGAAGGGAAGCCGCCATTAA